The following are encoded in a window of Oreochromis aureus strain Israel breed Guangdong linkage group 10, ZZ_aureus, whole genome shotgun sequence genomic DNA:
- the zc3h12b gene encoding probable ribonuclease ZC3H12B: MTAWSMVEKLKMEKRPCREENIDSSEVQHTTDESEDGSSSDSESEEQQHRSVQVNSSSCKRREPLAVTKPHRQLCRSPCLDRPSFSQSSTVQDFREDETNTVQGVKPASEREYQTKKEFALKLGYSGEQVETVLNKLGSAALINDVLAELVRLGNKAEPENQSCSSSTATPISRSPCVKETVSPEVSVEEESVDSFDNLRPIVIDGSNVAMSHGNKEVFSCRGIQLAVEWFLEKGHKDITVFVPAWRKEQSRPDALIADQEILRKLEKEKILVFTPSRRVQGRRVVCYDDRFIVKLAYDSDGIIVSNDNYRDLQNEKPEWKKFIEERLLMYSFVNDKFMPPDDPLGRHGPSLENFLRKRPVVPEHKKQPCPYGKKCTYGHKCKYYHPERVNQPQRSVADELRAFAKLSAVKTMSEGALAKCGTGPATVKGDSNSEAKRVAPKRQSDPSIRSVACEPPEALSAIRKSETNSVPSLVSALSVPTMQPAKSHAAGALNTRSASSPVPGSLQFSHSSLEHMSSVQYPPILVTNSHGASVTYSEQFPKYDSVSDHGYYSLHSDFSNMSMSSMHNVDSFCSMEHEHVYQRNPSHCPESCLSHSNSDSFSSYGDLYPSSVDSSLEESMKGQQQSPAQTRMQAFSHGFRHEALTRVQSYGPEEPKQGPRKQAGSHLAPHIQHAAVGARSSCPGDYPLTQNVLPPLSSQPTRSLGMTRMDSISDSRLYDSNPMRQRRPPLCREQHASWDPLPCGNESYEYHSYPLSNSLMPCCERVMVRSMPDKMEQIWNSPWEAPSGAEHQERYAIPDHQYQTYRNLCNIFPAYIVHAVMEKNPHLTDPQQLAAVIVTKLRSCH, translated from the exons ATGACAGCATGGTCCATGGTGGAGAAGCTCAAAATGGAAAAACGCCCGTGCAGGGAGGAGAACATTGACTCAAGCGAAGTGCAGCATACCACTGATGAGTCTGAGGATGGAAGCAGCTCAGATAGCGAATCAGAAGAGCAGCAACACCGGAGTGTTCAGGTGAACAGCAGTAGCTGTAAGAGAAGGGAGCCACTGGCTGTAACAAAACCCCACCGACAGCTCTGTCGCTCCCCATGCCTTGATCGGCCCAGTTTTTCCCAGAGTAGCACTGTGCAAGACTTTCGTGAGGATGAGACCAACACAGTACAAGGCGTTAAGCCTGCCAGTGAGAGAGAGTACCAGACTAAGAAGGAATTTGCTTTGAAGTTGGGCTATTCGGGAGAGCAGGTTGAAACTGTGCTCAACAAGTTAGGGTCTGCTGCGCTTATTAACGATGTTCTTGCTGAGTTAGTACGGCTTGGAAACAAAGCAGAGCCTGAAAACCAGTCTTGCAGCAGCAGTACAGCCACGCCAATATCACGCTCCCCCTGTGTTAAAGAGACTGTTAGTCCCGAAGTGTCAGTGGAAGAGGAATCTGTGGATAGCTTTGATAACCTCAGGCCTATCGTCATCGATGGCTCAAATGTGGCAATGAG CCACGGAAACAAAGAGGTGTTCTCTTGCCGTGGCATCCAGCTTGCTGTTGAATGGTTTCTGGAGAAAGGACACAAAGACATCACTGTGTTTGTCCCAGCCTGGAGGAAGGAGCAGTCAAGACCCGATGCCCTCATCGCAG ATCAAGAAATCTTACGCAAGCTGGAGAAAGAGAAGATCTTGGTTTTTACCCCGTCTCGGAGAGTTCAAGGCAGGAGAGTGGTTTGCTATGATGATCGCTTCATAGTGAAGCTGGCTTATGATTCTGATGGAATTATTGTGTCAAATGACAACTACAGAGACTTGCAAAATGAGAAGCCAGAATGGAAGAAATTTATAGAAGAGCGACTCCTAATGTACTCATTTGTCAATGACAA GTTTATGCCACCTGATGATCCATTGGGAAGACATGGACCAAGCTTAGAAAATTTCCTGCGCAAACGCCCCGTTGTACCAGAGCACAAAAAACAACCTTGCCCCTATG gaaaaaaatgcacatatgGACATAAGTGCAAGTACTATCACCCAGAGCGTGTCAACCAGCCACAGCGCTCCGTGGCTGATGAACTACGGGCCTTTGCCAAATTGTCTGCAGTGAAAACAATGAGTGAAGGGGCTTTAGCTAAGTGTGGGACTGGTCCAGCAACTGTAAAGGGGGATAGCAACTCTGAGGCCAAACGCGTGGCACCCAAACGTCAGTCTGACCCCAGCATCCGTTCAGTGGCTTGTGAACCTCCAGAGGCACTGTCCGCCATTAGGAAGTCTGAGACAAATTCAGTGCCTTCCCTCGTGTCTGCTCTCAGTGTGCCCACAATGCAGCCAGCCAAGAGCCACGCAGCTGGTGCCTTGAACACACGATCAGCCAGCAGCCCAGTGCCAGGTTCTTTGCAGTTTTCTCACAGTTCTCTGGAGCACATGTCTAGTGTACAGTACCCTCCTATTTTAGTTACTAATAGTCATGGCGCCTCTGTAACATATAGTGAACAGTTCCCAAAGTATGACTCAGTTAGTGACCATGGCTATTATTCCCTGCACAGTGATTTTTCAAATATGAGCATGAGCAGCATGCATAATGTTGACAGTTTCTGTAGCATGGAGCACGAGCATGTGTATCAGAGAAACCCCAGCCACTGCCCTGAATCCTGCCTCAGCCATTCAAACAGTGACTCGTTCTCATCTTATGGGGACCTGTACCCAAGCTCTGTGGACAGTAGCTTAGAGGAGAGTATGAAGGGGCAGCAGCAGTCTCCTGCACAGACTAGGATGCAAGCGTTCTCCCACGGGTTTCGTCATGAAGCGCTGACTAGGGTACAGAGTTACGGACCAGAGGAGCCAAAGCAAGGCCCACGTAAGCAGGCTGGGTCTCATCTAGCACCACATATCCAGCATGCTGCAGTGGGAGCCAGGTCCAGCTGTCCTGGAGATTATCCCCTAACTCAGAATGTTCTCCCACCTTTGTCCTCACAACCCACACGCTCGCTAGGTATGACTCGTATGGACAGCATATCGGATTCGAGGCTATATGATAGCAACCCAATGAGACAGAGGCGACCTCCACTGTGCCGTGAGCAGCATGCAAGCTGGGACCCTCTCCCTTGTGGTAATGAGTCCTATGAATATCATTCATATCCACTGAGTAACAGCTTGATGCCATGTTGTGAGCGGGTGATGGTCCGCAGCATGCCAGACAAAATGGAACAAATCTGGAACTCGCCATGGGAGGCCccatctggagctgaacaccaAGAGCGGTATGCTATCCCAGACCACCAGTATCAAACATACAGGAACCTTTGTAACATCTTTCCTGCTTACATAGTCCACGCTGTAATGGAGAAGAACCCTCATTTGACAGACCCGCAACAACTTGCCGCTGTCATTGTTACAAAACTGAGGTCATGCCACTGA